The Paracholeplasma brassicae genome contains a region encoding:
- the rpsP gene encoding 30S ribosomal protein S16 has protein sequence MVKIRLQRFGSNKKPFYRVVAADVTSPRDGKFLEIIGTYDPLQTPALVNIDKEKAAKWIANGAKPTETVKSLFKKYSILDK, from the coding sequence ATGGTAAAAATCAGATTACAACGTTTTGGTTCAAATAAAAAACCATTTTACCGTGTAGTTGCTGCTGACGTGACTTCACCAAGAGACGGAAAGTTTTTAGAAATCATTGGAACATATGATCCACTACAAACACCTGCTTTAGTGAATATCGATAAAGAAAAAGCTGCTAAATGGATTGCTAATGGTGCAAAACCAACTGAAACTGTTAAAAGTTTATTTAAAAAGTATTCTATCTTAGATAAGTAA
- a CDS encoding YlbF family regulator: MDRMAIIFKAYEVADEIKSSETYQNLIKLKIEIDSKYKEEIMAFKKASDAYNTIMETGGTYHPDFKETVKRFALDKRVLFEKEEVKKYIELESLIQKELDEISRTLGEMVSSHIKTPNEFGFTKEGSCHAH, encoded by the coding sequence ATGGATAGAATGGCAATCATATTTAAAGCATACGAAGTTGCAGACGAGATTAAGTCAAGTGAGACGTATCAAAATTTAATTAAACTCAAAATAGAAATCGATTCGAAGTATAAAGAAGAGATTATGGCATTTAAAAAAGCCAGCGATGCGTATAATACAATAATGGAGACCGGTGGGACTTACCACCCAGACTTCAAAGAAACCGTTAAACGTTTTGCGCTAGATAAGCGCGTTTTATTTGAAAAAGAAGAAGTGAAAAAGTACATTGAATTAGAGAGTTTAATCCAAAAAGAATTAGATGAAATATCTAGAACACTTGGTGAGATGGTTTCATCACACATCAAGACACCAAATGAATTTGGATTCACGAAAGAGGGAAGTTGTCATGCGCATTGA
- a CDS encoding TrmH family RNA methyltransferase — MISSRDNARIKWLFKLQSKKYRDQSNSFLVYGEHSLEEAKKNGFTLEIYTSNPNKEGLLISEELMRELSLTETPSDVLAICKKKEYPTLSNKILMLDDVQDPGNLGTLIRSAVGFGFSTIIASHQTVDFYHERTIRATQGNIFYASLIKAPLIERIEQLKKLGYKVYATSSYGSLKLKEIIPSDKLVLVLGNEGQGIKQEILDLADYKVMIETSHIESLNVGVAGSIIMYEWQV, encoded by the coding sequence ATGATTAGTTCAAGAGATAACGCAAGAATAAAATGGTTGTTTAAGCTTCAATCAAAAAAGTATCGAGACCAGTCAAACAGCTTTCTCGTATACGGAGAACACTCACTTGAAGAGGCAAAGAAAAATGGCTTTACGTTGGAAATTTATACATCTAATCCAAATAAAGAGGGATTATTGATTTCAGAAGAATTGATGAGGGAATTGTCCTTAACAGAAACACCTTCAGATGTGCTAGCCATTTGTAAGAAAAAAGAATACCCGACGCTGTCAAACAAGATTTTAATGCTTGATGATGTTCAAGATCCAGGAAATCTAGGAACACTTATAAGAAGTGCGGTCGGCTTTGGTTTTTCAACCATTATTGCGAGCCATCAAACCGTTGATTTCTATCATGAACGAACCATTAGAGCAACCCAAGGTAATATTTTTTACGCAAGTTTAATTAAAGCACCTCTAATTGAACGTATCGAACAGCTTAAAAAACTAGGTTACAAAGTTTACGCAACCTCTAGTTATGGGTCCCTGAAATTAAAAGAAATAATACCTAGTGATAAGTTAGTCCTTGTGCTTGGTAATGAAGGACAAGGAATCAAACAAGAAATACTCGATTTAGCAGACTATAAAGTAATGATTGAAACCAGTCACATCGAATCATTAAATGTTGGGGTAGCTGGTTCAATCATCATGTACGAATGGCAGGTGTGA
- a CDS encoding peptide deformylase: protein MILMKDIIREGHPTLTKKAAPVKLPVSIADRNLGFSLLQYVINSQDDELAKKYGLRAGVGLAAPQINVSKRMFAMHVHDLDGKLYSMIVVNPVITHHSREMTYIPGGEGCLSVDRETEGITPRYVSIRMKAYIYDLQSNDFVLREMDLDGYPATVFQHEYDHLDGIMYTTKLYLEVPGATPLFDLYETEEDEI from the coding sequence ATGATTTTAATGAAAGATATCATTAGAGAAGGCCATCCGACTCTAACTAAAAAAGCAGCCCCTGTCAAACTTCCAGTTTCGATTGCCGATCGTAACCTTGGCTTTTCACTACTTCAATACGTCATTAATTCACAAGATGATGAACTAGCCAAAAAGTACGGATTACGTGCTGGTGTAGGGTTAGCTGCCCCACAAATTAATGTATCAAAACGAATGTTTGCAATGCACGTACACGATCTTGATGGAAAACTCTATTCTATGATTGTTGTTAATCCAGTCATCACACACCATTCAAGAGAAATGACTTATATTCCAGGTGGTGAGGGCTGTTTATCGGTTGATAGAGAAACCGAAGGCATCACACCTAGATACGTTTCAATTCGCATGAAAGCCTATATTTATGATTTACAGTCCAATGACTTTGTTTTAAGAGAAATGGATTTGGATGGCTATCCTGCGACTGTGTTCCAACACGAATACGATCATTTAGACGGTATCATGTACACAACGAAACTTTATCTTGAGGTTCCAGGTGCTACACCGCTATTTGATTTGTACGAAACTGAAGAAGACGAAATCTAA
- a CDS encoding GAF domain-containing protein — protein MNQLLLESAAGLFEESENNISLLSNASAFVKAYVEDLNWAGFYLFENNHLILGPFQGLPACVKIEVGKGVCGTSFKEEKTLNVADVHQFDGHIACDSNSNSELVIPLIKNGVKIGVFDIDSPIHNRFDLETEQFLTEISKLILKYYQI, from the coding sequence ATGAATCAATTACTACTAGAAAGTGCCGCAGGTTTATTTGAAGAATCTGAAAATAATATTTCATTGCTATCAAACGCAAGTGCCTTTGTTAAAGCTTACGTTGAGGATTTAAACTGGGCTGGTTTCTATCTGTTTGAAAACAACCATCTAATCTTAGGTCCATTCCAAGGCCTACCAGCCTGTGTTAAAATTGAAGTTGGCAAAGGAGTGTGTGGCACCTCATTCAAAGAAGAAAAAACATTAAACGTAGCTGATGTTCATCAATTCGATGGTCACATAGCATGCGATTCGAATTCGAACTCTGAACTAGTGATTCCACTAATTAAAAATGGCGTAAAAATCGGTGTGTTTGATATCGATAGTCCCATCCATAACCGTTTCGATTTAGAAACCGAACAGTTTTTAACGGAAATTTCAAAACTAATACTTAAGTATTATCAAATTTGA
- the rplS gene encoding 50S ribosomal protein L19, translating to MARAKGQALIAELTQAYIKEVPTFYPGDTVKVYVKIKEGNRERIQLFEGLVIKRQGGGISETFTVRKVSYGVGVERTFPVNSPSIDKLEVARSGKVRRAKLNYIRTLSAKASRIKEKRQK from the coding sequence ATGGCAAGAGCAAAAGGTCAAGCATTGATTGCTGAACTAACACAAGCATACATCAAGGAAGTTCCAACTTTCTATCCAGGTGATACTGTAAAAGTGTATGTAAAAATTAAAGAAGGTAACCGCGAACGTATCCAATTATTTGAAGGATTGGTAATTAAACGTCAAGGTGGCGGTATCAGTGAAACATTTACAGTACGTAAAGTTTCATACGGTGTTGGTGTTGAACGTACGTTCCCAGTGAACAGCCCATCAATTGACAAGCTAGAAGTTGCACGTAGCGGTAAAGTTCGTAGAGCTAAACTTAACTACATCAGAACACTTTCAGCTAAGGCGTCACGTATCAAAGAAAAACGTCAAAAGTAA
- a CDS encoding KH domain-containing protein codes for MAINYDVLIKNMVTPLVLHPEDVLVKTLADDGNELAIQVLVHEDDLGRVIGKGGKIASAIRTIVYAGASKEGKHVRIDIDAF; via the coding sequence ATGGCTATAAATTATGATGTATTAATTAAAAACATGGTAACGCCATTAGTGCTTCACCCTGAGGATGTACTTGTTAAAACACTAGCGGATGATGGCAATGAATTAGCAATTCAAGTCCTAGTCCATGAAGATGACCTTGGTCGTGTGATTGGTAAAGGTGGAAAGATTGCTTCTGCCATTCGTACAATTGTGTATGCTGGTGCTTCTAAAGAAGGCAAGCACGTTCGCATTGATATTGATGCATTTTAA
- the thiI gene encoding tRNA uracil 4-sulfurtransferase ThiI, translated as MKYTKVLIRFGDLMLKGKNKRVFIERMIAAIKLNIKDLNITMDKRHDRVYLNINEVQESVVKERLNRIAGIGSYSFVVECESTLEAIKEVTVELLNQKAKPGSTIKFESKRADKNFPFTSQEISRHVAGMVLKALDGIYKVQMINPEITVYIELREDKSYVYLDSIKGMGGFPVGVAGKGLCLLSGGIDSPVASYLAMKQGIENEGIHFESTPMTSIESAQKVLDLAKKIAIFAPRHEYKVHMVPFSIIHERILTDIYEPYMITVMRRMMFRIAEKLALKRKALVLITGESVGQVASQTLDSMKTIEEVTTIPILRPLITYDKQDIVSISKIIDTYDVSIQPFEDCCTVYVPKEPATKPSGKKAAYYESFFVGYEALIDQVIEQTRTFIVTPTSTFDLTLHGFTVEEAWEAINHD; from the coding sequence ATGAAATATACTAAGGTTTTAATCCGCTTTGGCGATTTAATGTTAAAGGGGAAAAACAAGCGTGTCTTTATTGAACGCATGATAGCAGCAATCAAATTAAATATAAAAGATTTAAACATCACGATGGATAAAAGACACGATCGCGTGTATTTAAATATCAATGAAGTTCAAGAAAGTGTTGTTAAAGAGCGATTGAATCGAATTGCTGGTATTGGTTCTTACAGCTTCGTCGTAGAGTGTGAATCAACCCTAGAGGCGATAAAAGAAGTCACAGTTGAGCTGTTAAATCAAAAAGCCAAACCAGGATCGACGATTAAGTTTGAAAGTAAGCGCGCAGACAAAAACTTTCCGTTCACGTCACAAGAAATTTCAAGGCACGTTGCTGGAATGGTTTTAAAGGCACTTGATGGCATTTACAAAGTGCAAATGATTAATCCGGAGATAACGGTCTATATTGAACTTAGAGAAGATAAGTCCTATGTTTACCTAGATTCAATCAAAGGTATGGGTGGCTTTCCTGTTGGGGTAGCTGGGAAAGGACTATGCTTATTAAGTGGTGGTATTGATTCCCCTGTAGCTAGTTATTTGGCAATGAAACAAGGCATTGAGAATGAAGGGATTCATTTTGAATCTACGCCAATGACTTCGATTGAATCGGCACAAAAAGTGCTGGATCTAGCCAAAAAAATTGCGATATTCGCACCAAGACATGAATACAAGGTCCATATGGTCCCTTTTTCGATTATACACGAACGTATTTTGACAGATATTTACGAACCTTATATGATTACAGTGATGAGACGTATGATGTTTCGTATTGCTGAAAAATTAGCTCTAAAGAGAAAAGCGTTGGTATTAATTACCGGTGAGTCGGTCGGTCAAGTGGCATCTCAAACACTCGATTCAATGAAAACCATTGAAGAAGTGACGACCATTCCAATTCTAAGACCATTAATTACTTACGATAAACAAGACATTGTAAGTATCTCAAAAATAATTGACACATATGACGTATCAATCCAACCATTTGAGGATTGTTGCACCGTCTATGTGCCAAAAGAACCAGCAACCAAACCGAGTGGGAAAAAAGCTGCCTACTATGAATCGTTTTTTGTTGGTTATGAAGCACTTATTGATCAAGTTATTGAACAAACAAGAACCTTCATTGTAACACCAACTTCAACGTTTGATTTGACGCTGCATGGGTTTACTGTTGAAGAGGCATGGGAGGCAATCAATCATGATTAG
- a CDS encoding DUF92 domain-containing protein, producing the protein MTKELLIGFLLSFIVAYMAYKKQSLNFSGFFAAVFFGTIIYGFGSYVMWGSLISFFVSSSILTKIHDQKMGYKSEKEGRNYIQVISNASIASVFAILYYVSNNPLLLIAGIVSIASSNADTWASEIGVFSKGKTVSILTFKEIKRGESGGVSLLGTTSSLIGALWIGLTAFVLLIIHRNDPLSTTLLYVWMIIIGGFIGCLLDSYLGILLQAKYKGERSGIFSESKYLKGEKAVLISGFVFITNDMVNFLSALFASLVTLMVYA; encoded by the coding sequence ATGACAAAAGAACTACTGATTGGATTTTTATTAAGTTTTATTGTGGCATATATGGCCTACAAAAAACAATCACTTAATTTTAGTGGTTTTTTTGCTGCAGTGTTTTTTGGTACCATCATCTATGGATTCGGTAGTTATGTGATGTGGGGGTCTTTAATATCGTTTTTTGTTTCTTCGTCGATACTTACAAAAATTCACGATCAAAAGATGGGTTATAAGAGTGAGAAAGAGGGCAGAAATTATATCCAAGTTATTTCAAATGCTTCAATTGCCTCAGTCTTTGCTATCTTATACTACGTATCTAACAATCCATTATTGCTAATTGCAGGCATCGTTTCAATCGCTTCAAGTAACGCCGACACATGGGCAAGCGAAATCGGAGTTTTTTCAAAAGGAAAGACGGTTTCCATATTGACGTTTAAAGAAATTAAGCGAGGGGAATCGGGTGGCGTTAGTTTACTAGGAACAACGTCGTCATTAATTGGGGCACTTTGGATTGGATTGACTGCATTCGTCCTTCTAATAATTCATCGAAATGACCCACTATCAACGACGCTCTTATACGTATGGATGATCATCATTGGTGGATTTATTGGTTGTTTATTGGATTCGTATTTGGGTATACTTCTTCAAGCGAAGTATAAAGGTGAGCGTAGTGGTATTTTTTCTGAATCAAAGTATTTAAAAGGTGAAAAAGCAGTACTGATTTCTGGGTTTGTTTTCATAACCAATGACATGGTTAATTTTCTAAGTGCACTTTTTGCTTCTTTGGTTACTTTAATGGTCTACGCCTAG
- a CDS encoding diacylglycerol/polyprenol kinase family protein: MYANNWLGIILSYVLVFVIIGVSTVLQKKGILKDEGARKFIHIGVSNWWILAMLFFDNVWFAIVPPITFIILNYASYKMNLIKSMERSGNGNLGTVYFPISLLILVIVSFGLLKQPEIGAIGILILGYGDGFAAVIGQKYGKHKLKFNKSLEGSLAMFVASLVVSLIILFIYQGNSAFYLAPLIAILATVIELYTPKGLDNLTVPLSNSLVYYLLLLGI, encoded by the coding sequence ATGTACGCGAATAATTGGTTAGGTATTATTCTTTCTTATGTGCTTGTTTTTGTCATCATTGGGGTATCAACGGTGCTACAAAAAAAAGGGATTTTAAAAGATGAAGGGGCAAGAAAATTCATTCACATCGGTGTTTCAAATTGGTGGATTTTGGCAATGTTATTTTTTGATAACGTATGGTTTGCGATTGTACCACCAATTACATTTATTATTTTAAATTATGCGAGTTACAAAATGAACTTGATTAAATCGATGGAACGCAGTGGAAATGGTAATTTAGGTACCGTATATTTTCCGATTTCATTATTGATTTTGGTTATTGTGAGTTTTGGCTTACTTAAACAGCCAGAAATTGGAGCGATTGGTATTTTAATCCTTGGTTATGGGGATGGTTTTGCTGCTGTGATTGGTCAAAAATACGGCAAACACAAGCTGAAGTTTAACAAATCACTTGAAGGAAGTCTTGCGATGTTTGTTGCTTCACTTGTCGTGTCGCTGATCATATTATTCATCTATCAAGGTAATTCGGCATTTTATTTAGCGCCGCTCATTGCAATTTTAGCAACTGTGATTGAACTATACACACCTAAAGGGCTAGACAACTTGACGGTGCCCTTATCAAATTCATTGGTTTATTACTTATTACTATTAGGTATTTAA
- a CDS encoding DUF2129 domain-containing protein — protein MRIDRISYIVYYKNKEAIKKVEQLDVNVTYNSTRLKFLTIYFDRANEKDIKRKLEQMKGIIRYEPSLLENQKIIFEV, from the coding sequence ATGCGCATTGATCGGATTTCATATATTGTGTATTATAAAAATAAAGAAGCCATTAAAAAAGTAGAACAATTAGACGTGAATGTGACTTATAACTCGACGCGGCTTAAGTTTCTAACGATTTATTTTGATCGTGCCAATGAAAAAGACATTAAACGTAAATTAGAACAAATGAAGGGAATCATAAGATATGAACCTTCGCTACTAGAGAATCAAAAAATAATTTTCGAAGTGTAA
- the rpsD gene encoding 30S ribosomal protein S4 — translation MSRYTGPSWKISRRLGYSISETGKELQRRPYAPGQHGQRRSKLSDYGTQLQEKQKVRFTYGVSEKQFHKTFVESKKLKGVHGENFLRLLESRLDNIVYRLGFANSRAQARQLVNHGHILVDGKKVDIPSYRLVPGQKVTLRDGSKSLVVVQNALQAMVIRKEFVSYDESTMVGTFVRYPERNEILPEIKEQLIVEFYNR, via the coding sequence ATGAGTAGATACACAGGACCATCATGGAAAATTTCACGCCGTTTAGGATATTCAATTTCTGAAACTGGCAAAGAATTACAACGTCGTCCTTATGCACCTGGTCAACACGGTCAACGTCGCAGCAAATTAAGCGACTATGGTACTCAGTTACAAGAAAAACAAAAAGTAAGATTTACTTACGGTGTTTCTGAAAAACAATTCCATAAGACTTTCGTTGAATCAAAGAAACTTAAGGGTGTACACGGTGAAAACTTCTTGAGATTATTAGAATCAAGATTAGACAACATCGTTTACCGTTTAGGATTCGCTAATAGTAGAGCACAAGCTAGACAATTAGTTAACCATGGTCATATCTTAGTAGACGGTAAAAAAGTGGATATTCCATCATACCGCTTAGTTCCTGGTCAAAAGGTCACTTTACGTGACGGATCTAAATCATTAGTTGTTGTACAAAACGCACTTCAAGCAATGGTTATCCGTAAAGAGTTCGTATCCTACGATGAATCAACAATGGTTGGTACATTTGTAAGATATCCTGAAAGAAACGAAATCTTACCAGAGATCAAAGAACAATTAATCGTTGAATTTTACAACAGATAA
- a CDS encoding GGDEF domain-containing protein — MTINTRKSAQKKKYKRYIDSELFRFAGTSDVTFPIISSFGRFWLRFVIYPIRNKTDLFSVFVYNLTELMNKEELNYERTHKDSLTGLFNQYTFDYHYGLRYQNENFHVMYLDLDDFKEINDRYGHLVGNDFLKAFGQVLKSQECELNHFYRIGGDEFVGLLFLPEQDVKQMAQTIINRTKEIKFKGIQSKISVSIGISKYVDQLDPVRKADELLYEVKSKGKNDYLFG; from the coding sequence ATGACAATAAATACGCGCAAATCAGCTCAAAAAAAGAAGTACAAAAGATACATCGATAGTGAGTTGTTTCGTTTTGCAGGAACATCGGATGTGACGTTTCCAATCATCAGTTCATTTGGACGTTTTTGGTTACGTTTTGTTATTTATCCAATTCGAAATAAAACGGATTTGTTTAGTGTCTTTGTTTATAATTTAACTGAATTAATGAATAAAGAAGAACTAAATTATGAGCGAACGCATAAAGATTCACTAACGGGTTTATTTAATCAATACACATTTGACTATCATTATGGGCTTCGTTATCAAAATGAAAATTTCCATGTCATGTATTTGGATTTAGATGACTTTAAAGAAATAAATGACCGATATGGGCATTTGGTTGGAAATGATTTTCTAAAAGCATTTGGTCAAGTACTAAAAAGCCAAGAGTGTGAACTCAATCATTTCTACCGCATTGGTGGTGATGAATTTGTTGGATTGTTGTTTTTGCCGGAACAAGATGTAAAACAAATGGCGCAAACCATCATCAATCGAACGAAAGAAATCAAGTTCAAGGGGATTCAAAGTAAAATTAGTGTTTCAATCGGTATATCTAAGTACGTTGATCAATTAGATCCGGTTAGAAAAGCAGATGAACTACTTTATGAAGTCAAGAGTAAAGGGAAAAACGATTATTTATTTGGATAA
- the trmD gene encoding tRNA (guanosine(37)-N1)-methyltransferase TrmD, with amino-acid sequence MRIDIITIFPEMIKPMFNESIMKRAVLQNLIEINVIDLRDYSVLKHNKVDDTPYGGGAGMVLQFPPFYLALKNLRNEQTHVMLTSPRGKTFNQQRAIELQQKQHIIILCGHYEGIDERVHDMVDEEVSIGDYVLTGGELAAMVITDALARLQDGVIKKDSYEQDSFHMGLLEHPHYTKPFSYEGKEVPEVLTSGNHKEIDRWRRYQSLKQTFLKRPDLLNGFPLDKEDIKMLEEIKKESNIKE; translated from the coding sequence ATGAGAATTGACATTATTACCATTTTCCCAGAAATGATTAAACCAATGTTCAACGAATCGATCATGAAGCGTGCAGTACTTCAGAATCTGATTGAAATCAATGTGATTGATTTAAGAGATTATAGTGTATTAAAACACAATAAAGTAGATGATACACCTTATGGTGGTGGGGCTGGGATGGTTTTACAATTTCCACCATTTTATTTAGCTTTAAAAAACCTTAGAAACGAACAAACACACGTCATGTTGACCTCGCCTAGGGGTAAAACATTCAACCAACAACGAGCAATCGAACTTCAACAAAAACAACACATTATTATTCTATGCGGTCATTATGAGGGCATTGATGAACGCGTTCACGACATGGTTGATGAAGAAGTATCGATTGGCGATTATGTTCTAACGGGTGGTGAACTTGCTGCAATGGTCATTACCGATGCATTAGCAAGACTTCAAGATGGCGTAATCAAGAAAGATTCTTATGAACAGGATTCGTTTCATATGGGATTACTAGAACACCCACATTACACCAAACCGTTTTCTTACGAAGGTAAGGAAGTTCCAGAGGTTTTGACTTCAGGAAACCATAAAGAGATTGATCGTTGGCGACGATATCAATCACTGAAACAAACATTTTTAAAACGTCCAGATTTATTAAACGGATTTCCACTTGATAAAGAAGATATTAAAATGCTTGAAGAAATCAAAAAAGAGTCGAATATTAAAGAATAA
- the rimM gene encoding ribosome maturation factor RimM (Essential for efficient processing of 16S rRNA) — translation MSYEIGRMINTHGIRGEVKVKTDSDFDRFVVGKTVYLFDKEEKREFTIKAVRKFNQGLIIKFQGIDDINDIEYLKGSLIYTDEKPVLKEDEYHYKDLIGLNVYNKNNELIGIVNDVMDVPQGHLLQVKTSEKMVLIPFVSAFIKEINDQSIKIEEIEGLL, via the coding sequence ATGAGTTATGAAATTGGAAGAATGATTAATACACACGGCATTCGAGGCGAAGTCAAAGTAAAAACGGATTCGGACTTTGATCGTTTTGTTGTGGGAAAAACAGTGTATTTGTTCGATAAAGAAGAAAAAAGAGAGTTTACGATTAAAGCTGTTAGGAAATTCAATCAAGGATTAATTATTAAATTTCAAGGGATTGATGACATTAATGACATCGAGTATTTGAAAGGTTCTTTAATCTATACTGATGAAAAACCAGTCTTAAAAGAAGATGAGTATCATTATAAAGACTTGATTGGCTTAAACGTCTATAATAAAAACAATGAATTGATCGGTATCGTTAATGACGTCATGGATGTGCCACAAGGGCACTTACTACAAGTTAAAACGAGCGAGAAGATGGTTTTAATTCCATTTGTAAGTGCATTTATTAAAGAAATTAATGACCAGTCAATTAAAATCGAAGAAATCGAAGGCTTGTTATGA
- the tnpA gene encoding IS200/IS605 family transposase, whose protein sequence is MKLDTNAHSVFMLWYHLILVTKYRRRVFNDEVSNRAKDIFENIASNYHITLIEWNHDSDHVHILFRSHPKTELSKFINAYKSASSRLIKQEFESVRNKLWQSYFWSQSFCLLTSGGAPIEVIKQYIESQGEKDEQSL, encoded by the coding sequence ATAAAATTAGACACCAACGCACATTCAGTCTTTATGTTATGGTATCACTTGATTTTAGTCACCAAATATAGACGTCGAGTCTTCAATGATGAAGTCTCTAATCGCGCTAAAGATATTTTTGAAAATATCGCTTCTAACTATCATATTACACTTATTGAGTGGAATCACGATTCTGATCATGTTCATATTCTATTTAGAAGTCATCCTAAAACAGAATTATCCAAATTCATCAATGCTTACAAATCCGCTTCATCTCGATTAATCAAACAAGAGTTTGAATCTGTACGTAACAAGTTATGGCAGTCTTACTTTTGGAGTCAAAGTTTTTGTTTGTTAACTTCGGGTGGTGCACCGATTGAAGTAATCAAACAGTATATCGAAAGTCAGGGTGAAAAAGATGAACAAAGCCTTTAA
- a CDS encoding RNA-guided endonuclease InsQ/TnpB family protein has protein sequence MNKAFKFRIYPNESQKTLIHMTLGHNRFLWNKMLEDKQRHYELTKNSLHLTPAQYKNDYPFLKDVDSLSLANTQLNQEKAFKQFFNHKQERPKFRSKKQDYGYTTNLVNHNIVLLKGYIKLPKLGEVKIKQHRTIPSEMILKSVTVSKSSTGKYYVSILYEYQKEIQKQVVKDAIGLDFSMTHFYVDSEGFKMDYPKDIQTDFNKLRVLQRSLSRRVKGASNYDKKALEIALLYERIKHKRDDFLHKLSNAIAKRYELVSVEGLNLIEMSKTNPYYAKQISRFGWTRFVSFLKYKLETQGKSLMMMDQWYPSSKRCSCCGDIKTDLKLSERVYDCPNCELHLDRDHNAAININKEGFRKYKLAFQL, from the coding sequence ATGAACAAAGCCTTTAAGTTTCGTATCTATCCCAATGAATCTCAAAAGACTTTGATTCATATGACCTTAGGCCATAATCGCTTTTTATGGAATAAGATGTTAGAAGATAAACAGAGACATTATGAACTCACTAAAAATAGCCTTCATCTTACACCAGCTCAGTATAAGAATGACTATCCCTTTTTAAAAGATGTCGATTCGTTATCTTTAGCTAATACACAACTCAATCAAGAAAAAGCCTTTAAACAGTTCTTCAATCATAAACAAGAACGACCAAAGTTTCGTTCTAAGAAACAAGACTATGGGTATACAACCAATCTAGTGAATCATAATATCGTTCTATTAAAAGGCTATATCAAGTTACCTAAACTGGGTGAAGTGAAGATCAAACAACACAGAACCATACCGAGTGAGATGATTCTCAAAAGCGTAACTGTATCAAAGAGTAGTACAGGTAAGTATTATGTCTCTATTCTATATGAATACCAAAAAGAGATTCAGAAACAAGTAGTCAAAGATGCCATAGGACTAGATTTCTCAATGACTCATTTTTATGTCGATAGTGAAGGATTCAAGATGGACTATCCTAAAGACATACAAACAGACTTTAACAAACTTAGAGTCCTTCAAAGAAGTTTATCTAGAAGAGTCAAAGGGGCTAGTAACTATGATAAGAAGGCATTAGAAATCGCCTTGTTATATGAAAGAATCAAACATAAAAGAGATGACTTCCTACATAAACTATCTAACGCGATAGCCAAGCGTTATGAATTAGTGAGTGTCGAGGGTTTGAATCTCATAGAGATGTCTAAAACAAATCCATATTACGCCAAACAGATATCTAGATTTGGTTGGACTAGATTTGTATCCTTCTTAAAGTACAAGTTAGAAACACAGGGTAAAAGCCTGATGATGATGGATCAGTGGTATCCATCATCTAAGAGATGTAGTTGTTGTGGGGACATCAAAACAGATTTGAAGTTATCTGAGAGAGTCTATGATTGTCCAAATTGTGAGTTACATCTTGATAGAGATCATAACGCAGCGATCAATATCAACAAAGAAGGGTTTAGAAAGTATAAGTTAGCTTTTCAGCTATAA